Below is a genomic region from Caulobacter rhizosphaerae.
CTGGCTGCACGTCAAGAAGGCCCAGTTCATTGCCCCTTGGGATTGCAAGAACATCGTCCACAAGGCCCGAGAGGCCGCACCGGACCTGCAGATCGTGCTGTGCGAGCGCGGCGCCTCGTTCGGCTACAACAACCTGGTGGTCGACATGCTGGGCATCGCGCAGATGCAGAGCTTGGGCGTGCCGGTGACCATCGACGCCACCCACGCTGTCCAGCTGCCCGGCGCCGACCCGCGCACCGCCGGCGGCTCGACCGGCGGCCGCCGCGAGGGCGTGCCGATCATCGCCAAGGCCGCCGTGGCGGCGGGCGCGGACGGGGTGTTCCTGGAGTTCCACCCCGAGCCCGACAAGGCCCTGTGCGACGGCCCCAGCTGCCTGCCGCTGAGCGACGCGGCGGGTTTGCTGCGGACCTTGAAGGCGCTGCACGGGGTGGTGCGGGCTTAGGGGCCAACACACCTCCCCTTTTAACCGTCATTCCGGGCCTTGTGCCCGGAACCCCTCGTTCAGCTGACGGTGAGATGCTTTGGCGCGCTGGCGCGCCACACCCCCGCACTTGCGGCGGACAAAGGGGTCCCGGGCACAAGGCCCGGGATGACGGAGCTAGTTGGAATGATGGGGAAGCCCCGGCCGCCCTATCCCCGCGTCCGGTCCACCGTCTCCACCGTCGGGCACGTCCGCAGCGCCGCCGAGATGTTGGTCAGGTGCTTGGCGTCGCGCACCTCGACGTCGATGTCGACGTCGAAGAAATCGCTCTGCCGGTGGTGCATGCGCAGGTTGACGATGTTGCCGCCGGCCTCGCCGATGATCGTGCAGACTTGGCCCAGCACGCCCGGCGCGTTGCCGATGGTGGCGTGCAGGCGGGCCAGGGACACCGTCTCGCGCTCGGCCTCGGCCGTCCAGTTCAGGTCGCGCCAGAGGTCCTCGCGGTCCTCGTATTCGGCCAGCTTGGGGCAATCGATGGTGTGAACGTCCAGCCCCTCGCCGTCCTCCCGCAGGATGCCGACGATGCGGTCGCCCGGCACCGGGCTGCAGCAGTGGGCGAAGTGCAGCGAGACGCCGGGGGTCAGGCCGCCGCCGCGCACATAGAGCCGCGCGGCCGTGCCGCCCTCGATCTTGCGCCGCGCCGTGGCTACGGCGACGTCCGTGTCCTTCATGCCCGGGAAGGCCGTCTCCAGCACCTGGCTGGGCGAGACGCGGCCGCGGCCGACGGCGTCGAACAGGGCTTCCTCGGTGTCCAGGGCGAAGCGCTCCAGGATCGGGCGCAGCGACACGTCCTTCAGCTTCTTGCCGGCCCGCTCGAACACCTGCTCCACCGAAGCCCGGCCCAGGCGCAGGAACTCTTCCTTCTCGGTCTGGCGGATATGCCGCCGGATGGCGGATCTTGCGCGGCCGGTCACCGTCAGCGAGCGCCAGTCCGGCGGC
It encodes:
- the kdsA gene encoding 3-deoxy-8-phosphooctulonate synthase — translated: MSVVTLKRWNISMGAGQPLAVIAGLNVLENVELALEVGRELKAITAELGLPYVFKASFDKANRSSITSYRGPGLKDGLAMLAEIKAKLDVPIATDIHEVDQAEPVAAVADLVQIPAFLCRQTDLIVAASRATAAAGGWLHVKKAQFIAPWDCKNIVHKAREAAPDLQIVLCERGASFGYNNLVVDMLGIAQMQSLGVPVTIDATHAVQLPGADPRTAGGSTGGRREGVPIIAKAAVAAGADGVFLEFHPEPDKALCDGPSCLPLSDAAGLLRTLKALHGVVRA